TAAATAATCTGTAAAAACAATACCATTTAGATGATCAACTTCGTGCTGGAATGCTCTTGCAAGATGTCCTTCGCAATCCATTTCAAAGGAATTGCCTGATAATGTCATCCCCTTTGCTGAAATACTTTTTGACCTTTTTATGTAATCATAATATTTTGGAACACTTAAGCACCCTTCTTCCTCGGAAATCTCTTCAGGATCTTTGTAAACTATTGAAGGATTTATAACAACAATGGGCTTGTTATCTTTTTTTAATTGCATGTCGAGGACAATGATCCTCAAAGAGATCCCTACCTGATTTGCTGCAAGACCCGCACCACGGGCAAGATACATCCTCTCCACCATATTCTCTGAAAGCTTTATTATCTCATCTGTTACATCTTTTACAGGTTCGGCAATTTTTCTGAGAATAGGATCGGGGTATGTTATTATTTCAAGAAATGGCATACATATTTTTAAATCAAATCTGATCTGGAGTCAATATTACATTTAAGGCCGGAAGTCTGCCCATCTACGGGAAGCATCCCTATTCCTTTAAACTATGTTACCAGTTTTTGTGCATTCAAAGGTTTTACGAGATAACAAGTGGCTCCGTCATGATAGTAAAGCCTAATGACTTTATTGAATAATTTCCCGGAAAATTAATAGAAAAGTCTGTTGACATTTTATCCGTCAACAGACTTGTTTTGCCCTGCTATTATTTGTTACTTGTCAACATACTGTCAAGACTATCCACCAGCTTCACAGCAAACTCTTCATCTTCCAGGCAGCAGTCGATTTCTTCTATATCAATCTTTGCTGTAAGAAGTTTTTTTAGTTCATCTAAAAATATCTTGTCTTCCTGAGGGTTATAAAGGATAGTGCCTTCTTTATCAATGTTGGACCAGCCTTTCATAGGGAAAATAAACTTTACGGGACCTTTTGCTTTGTTGAGTTTATCTGCATAAAGTTTTGCTGCAATTTTTAGCTCATCCGGGGTAAAGCGCACATACGATCTTAATTCATCGAGTTTGAAGGTCGGCCGCGAGGCATACATTTCATGATTTTTTCGGGTGGGACCGCATCCTGTCAGGTTCAGGCAGCATGGGGTAAGTACCATAGGAATGCCCCTCTCAATAGGCGCATCAAGTCTTTGCATACCTGCTGCTCTTGTTCCACCAAAATACTCTTCTACAAGACCTGCAGGAACAATATCTATAACACCATCAAAAAATCCATTTTCTATAAAATTGTCCATTACCCTGTCGCTTGTGCCCTGGGCATGAAAGGAAAAAACATTGTAACCCTTCTTTTCCAAAAGCTCTTCTACCCATCTGGCACACTTAGGCGTAAAATTCAGCTCCGTAATAGCAACTGAATTAGGAGGTAATTTTAATGTAGTATAGTTTCTGCCTATATCGACCATTCCTGAGATTGCTCCTGCCGCCTGTTCTATAGCATGCATGGACAGATCATTAATGCTGCCGACTTCCACAATGAGTTGCATAAGTGTAATGTCGGATGCACCGAAAAGGTCTTTCACATAGGCAACCATTGCTGCAGTTGTGCCGATTACTTTGGGAATCCCGAAGGGAAGTTTTTGCATAACCGATGCTGCAAGCATTGCCATGCTTAACCCGCCTAATGCGACAATCCCGTCAATATCTCCTTTCGATAAAAGCTCCATGACTTTATTCCCTGCCCCGATAGCCATAACTTTCTTTAATTCAGCAATACCCTTTTCTTTCAGAAAGGCCGGAACATCTGAACCTGAATTCGGACCTGAGCAGGATAGTATTTCGGAAGGGGTAATATCAGCTTTAAATGGGGGTTCACCGCCCATACTCAAATCCAGTATTACTGCCTCCTGTCCCCGTGCTTCAATCTGCTCTTTAAGATGCTTTATCTGTGGACCCTTTGTATCTAATGTCCCGAGAATGACAATTTTTTTCACTGTATACCCCTTTGCTATTTTTTCTTCTCAATTGTTCTGCTTGTGCAACTATATAAAAGTGGAGTACTTGAAATCAATTCAATTTATTTTATGGACCTATTAGGGTTTTTTATATCAATAAACTGAATGGACTTAAGTTATTGTATCACATTCGTTGTGAGACATACTGGTCCGAATAGTTTTTCTGCATAGTACAATGTGCTATCTATTAAGGGCATTAATGGATTCATAAAATAAATTGAATTGATTTCAATCAATTTCGCCTATTATAGTTATTTATATAAAGTAGCTAATTTTGCTGTCAAGATGTTGAGATAGAAAGGTTAAAAAATGATATATCTAAAGTACTTCTCTTCCAATGCCATTTGAAAAAATAAACAATATTCGCATCTATTATGAAGTGCATGGTGAAGGTGAAGTTATTATCCTTATGCACCATGGCTTCGGATCCACCAGAATCTGGGATTTTGTGTATCCGCGCTTTGTTGCCCAAGGATACCGGGTGGTCTTGTTTGACCGCCGGGGTTATGGCCGATCAGAGAGGGGCAATGATTTTCCTGAATTTTTTAAAAGCAGCCGATACCGGTTAGAAAGCGTGGAAGAACTGAGAATACTGAAAGAAAAGCTCGCCATTACGGAATGTCATTTAGTAGGACAATGTGAAGCGGGTGTTATCGGCATCGACTATGCAATAAAATATCCACAGGAGATAAAAACCCTGACTATTGCCGGTACTCAGTGCTACAGCAAAGTACCTATGACTGAATTCGTTGTTACAAAGTTTAAAAAACAATTTGCACAACTGGAACCTAATCTCCAGGCCAAAACAATTAAGAATCACGGGAAAGCCGCTGAGATAAATTACAATCTATTCATCGAGGCTGGCGGCGCTTATGGTTTAGATTATTTTGATCTTAGGCCTGTCTTGCATCTTGTTCCCTGCCCTACCCTTATAATTTATCCTGACCGCAGTATCTATTTCGACGTGGAACAGTCCATTGCCTTTTACCGTCATCTATTAAAGAGTGAACTCGCAGTTTTTCCGAAATGCGGCCACGATACCCATGAAGAACGACCTGAGGACTATGTCCGCACTATACTGGATTTTATTATGAGAGATACAGAAGACGAAGACTTAGGTACCCATCCGGGTATGACATGTTTGGCATGAACTGAAGCAAAATAAATAATGTATTATTAAATATAGTCCTATAATCAATATTGTAATATCATCTCCAATCTGTAATGTTTTATTTTTACCGCCACGATCCGGAGTTCTAACATTGCCGTACAACAGGTGGTTCTGGACTGCCTTTTTTATTTTCGACGCGTTTTCGGCTTCACCTAAAAATTATAACGTCATGCCGGCACTCAGAAAGGCTGCAATGGGGTTTGCTTTACCCTGTCCGGCAATGTCTGATATGGAGCCATGCACCGGCTCCAACATGGAAGGAAATTTCCTCGAAAGATTAATGTTAGCACTTCCTGCGAATCCCATGCCACCTACAATAATGGCCGCAATATTTGTTAGCCCTTCTTCCGCAGTTTGCTTCAATCTTCCATAAAATACAGACTAATTTCTTATAACAAAAGCTTGCCGTTCCGCCAACAAAAAAACAGCCTACATGAATAAGAAGACCAAGAATTTCGATTTGAAAGCAAGTACACTTATATGTTCCGAGATTCATCACAAGTAAATGTTGAAAAGCGCATTGATCCACTTTAACGTATTACAGCAATTATCGTAATTAACCTACATACATTGTCAAAAATATCCTACATACAAATAAATTTACAAGTTATACAATGTTTAACTGACTTGGCAAAGCCAAACTACCTGTGATGATAGAGATTATAAGCCAAATAGTTATTATATAATACATTGTTTGTAATTTAGAGATAGATAGGGAGGGATGATGAAGAAATTATTAACGGTTTTGGCAATAGTGGCAATATTTGGCGTCTCTTTCACGGCCAATGCTGCAACTTTTATCGGACATTGGGGTTTTGAAGAAGGCTCTGGATCCACCGCCTATGATTCATCTGCTAACGCTTTGAATGGAACTATCTCCAACGCAATATACACAAACGGCAAAGTTGGGAATTACGCCCTGGATTTTAACGGGTCCAACAGTTTTGTTGAGATCGGCTACAGCCCGCTCCTGAATCCTGAGTCTATCTCAATTGCACTCTGGTTTAAACCACGTGGAACTCAGGTCGAGTCAGCAGATATACTTGACAAGGGGCATGGTCAGGGAACGAATCCCTATTACGGCGGATACGTTTTCCAATATAGTGGAAGTAGCCGGACAATTGATACAGTATATGGCAATGGCGCAACCTTCCCAGGCATGAATACAGGTGGGAATTATAAGGACGACGTATGGCACCACATTGTTGCTATTTTAGGTGATAAAGGAATGGCTTTATATATAGACAATGTATTGATCGACTCGGATTCAACAAATTATGGACCAATCGTGGCAAACTATTCGAGTCTCTATTTTGGCAGGCACAGAACCTTGGGAAGATATTTTAACGGACTTATCGATGATGTACAAATATATGATGGTGCCCTCACCGTGAATCAAGTTGCAAACATATACAATACAGGCACAGTAGTCCGCATTCCATCTGCTATCTTCCTCCTTGTTCCCGGCCTCTTTGGGCTCGTAGGACTTAAGAGAAAATATCTGTGGCAATAAAACAATTGATGAATTACTGAGGCAGAGTCAATTCGGCTCTGCCTTTTTTGTTATTCTACTTAAATCATTACCACTTACAGCCTTGTATATCCTTTTTATTAAGTACATGAAAAAGCATTGCATCAAAGGCAAAAACTACGAAGTCTTAACTTCAACAAAACATTTTAGATAATTGCGCATGAACCGTGTAAAAACAACACTATCTCTTTACCGCTGCAGAGGTAAGATTTAACCATGCTAATATTATCACGAGGAGTTCGAGGAGAAAGCAACGAAAACATGCAAATGTATGCAAAATAGCATGAGGACATTGCTATTAAGAGCATTAATAGGTCCATAAAATATTTTGATTTGCTTAAAGTCTAATTCGCCTATATAGTGATTTTTATGAACACATGAATTTATCACTTGATTGAAATAAACAGATGCAGAAAAACGATGTACACGATTTTTTAAAAGGATTTGGGAATGCCGGAAATAATATTTATACTCAACAATAATACAGAAAAGGCAATATCTAATCACAGGAAAAATATATCTAAAGTGATCCATGAAGTTCTTATGCTGACCGGTAGAAATAAAAGTTGTTCTACAGATTGCTGCGGGACATACACTGTCATTACTGACGGTAAGGTATCTGTGTTGGAACAATACCCTGTTCTAAAGTCCAGCGATAAAGAGATCACAACAATTGTAGCGATTTCAGGACAAGGGGATTATTCAGCTACCTCAAAGATAAAGGTGACATATGAAAACATTTGTGCCGGACCTAACCCCGGAATATGTTTTAAAGGAACGAACCATCAAAGTTCGTTATTTTTACGGCGGGGGAGAAACCAGGGAAGTCTCTGAGGAAGAAGCAAAGACTATTGTGAGCGAAACCTATAATAACACTTATGGAGGGCTCATAGTCGACATGAAAACCAACAAAGTTATAGAGCACATAAACGCAGATGTTGAAGAAATCATGGTTGTAGAAGGAGATACTGTTGAAGAATGAGCTTTTGTTGTCAGTATCTCTTATTTTTATTAAATAGAATCAGCATATATTTGCAGAATGAATCAAGCAGCGATGAATAAGGAGGCGATAGAGTGGAGACAGTAGCACCATTTAAAGAGGCTATTGAAATGATAAGAGATGCCGGCGGAGAGATGTTCCGTAAATGTTTTCAATGCGGCTTGTGCACCGCCAGTTGTCCCTGGAACAACGTGAAGACCTTCATGCCCCATAAGAAGATGACCGAATCTAAGTTCGGGCTTGTGGAGCCTGGTGAGGAAGACTGGTGGCTCTGCTCAACATGCAATATGTGCGTCAGCCGTTGCCCTCGAGGGGTAGCTATCACCGATGTGATACGTGCTGTCCGTAACATAACCACCATTAGCGTCCCGCGCGCTGTGCCGGCAAGTTTAAAGAACGCCATAGGGAGTTTGAAAACTGCAGGTAACCCCTGGAGCGGGGCAAGGGATGAAAGGGCAAACTGGGCCCGTGATCTTGCCATTCCTTCTGTTGGTGGGGAGATAGAGACGCTCTATTTCTCATGCTGCACTCCTGCATTCGATCCAAAGATGGGAAGCATTGCCCGGGCCACTGCTAGGGTGCTGAAGGAGACAGGTGCGAAGTTCGGTATCCTCGGGGCCAAAGAGAGCTGCTGTGGTGAGAGCGTTCGAAAAGCGGGAAACTTCGATGTCTTTGAAAAACTCGCAACAAGTAATATAAATGCGTTTCATGAATCAGGAGTCAAGGAGATAGTCGTTACATCACCACATTGTTATGGAACCTTCAAGAACGAATATCCAGCAATGGGCGGTGAGTTCACCGTAGTTCACTTTGTCCAGTACCTGTCCGGGCTCTTGGACAAAGGTCAGCTTAAATTTAAGAAACCTTTTCCGAAAAAAGTCGTCTATCATGATCCTTGCTACCTGGGGCGTCACAACGGTATTTATGATGAACCGCGGAGTGTTCTTAAAAGCATCTCCGGACTAACCCTCGTAGACGAGATGAACACCAGAGAGAATAGCCTCTGTTGCGGCGGTGGCGGTGGAAGAATCTGGATGGAAACCAAAAAAGGAGAGCGTTTTTCAGACACCCTTGTGGAACAGGCTGTTGAATTGGGAGCTGAAGTCCTTGTAACGGCCTGTCCATATTGTATTCTCAATTTCAAAGACAGTGTCCTCACCTTGGGCAAAGAAGACGTCCTGGAGATCCGGGATATTTCAGAGATAGTTGACGAAGTAATATAGATCATGGAAAGTCCTTTTTATCTGATAGAGGATTAGAACAGGAGAGATTATGTCTAACATGTCTAATGAGATTAGCGTAAGTGAGATTCCCGTAAGTCAAGGAAAGATCGGGGCTGTCATGGTTGTTGGTGCAGGCGTCGGCGGCATACAGGCTGCATTGGACGCGGCTGCGGCAGGATTTAAGGTATATCTTGTCGACAAGGGACCTGCCATTGGCGGTAAAATGGCACAACTGGATAAGACATTCCCTACCAATGATTGTTCCATGTGTATCCTGTCCCCCAAATTCATCGAATGCGCATCAAATCCCAACATCACGATCATTACGAATACGCATGTTGAGAGCTTGGAAGGGGAGGCGGGAAATTTTCAGGTCCAACTCTACGAGGAACCCCGTTATGTTGATGAAGAAAAATGTACGGGGTGTGGCACATGCGCCGAATACTGCCCGATCTATGTACCCGATGTTTACAACGAAGGTCTTGCAAAGAAGAAATGTATTCATGTCCACTTCCCCCAGGCAGTACCTGCGGTTTCAATGGTTGATGCCGCTCACTGTCTTTTTCTTCAGAGAAAGATATGTCAGATCTGTGTGCCTACCTGCAAAAGTAAAGCAATAAATTTCAAGATGCAACCGAAGAGGACAACCGTTGAAGTAGGAAGCGTCATCCTGGCACCGGGATACGAAATATTCGATGCATATTCTCAGAGTCAGTACGGATACCATAGATTCTCGAACGTAGTCACCAGTCTTGAGTTTGAACGTATTATCAGCGCTTCAGGACCTAATGGCGGCGAAATCCTTCGCCCCTCCGACAACAGGACTCCGCACAAGATAGCATGGATTCAATGTGTCGGTTCAAGGGATGAAACATCTAACTGCACATACTGCTCCGCGGTATGCTGTATGTACGCCACGAAACAGGTTATTCTTTCAAAAGAACATCACCCTGAAATTGAAGCAGTGGTGCTTCACAACGATATCCGGGCCTATGGCAAAGGTTTTGAACGGTTCTACGAAAGAGCTAAAAATATGCCCGGAGTGCGCTACCAATGGGCCAAAACATCCATTGTCGGCGAAAACCAGGATAATAAAAATATTACACTCAGATACCGTGTAAACGGCAGCAAAGTTAAAGATGAGGAATTCGATCTCGTCGTTCTCTCAGTGGGACTTAATTCAACTGCAGGCAACAAGGAACTTGCCGAGAAACTTTCCATAGGGCTCAATGAACACGGTTTTTGCGAAAGCCCTGCTTTTTCACCCATGGAAACCTCAAGAGACGGCATATACTCATGCGGTGTTTTTCACGCACCCATGGATATTCCTGATGCCGTTACAATGGCAAGCGGAGCTGCATCTCTTGCTTCACAGCTTCTCTTTGAGGAACGCGGCACCCTGATGGAAGAAAAAGTTTATCCCGAGGAGCGCGACACCACAGGTGAAGCGCCACGGGTAGGCATATTCGTCTGCGACTGCGGCACTAATATCGCAAAGGTGGTGGATGTTCCACAAGTTGTGGAATACGCAAAGGGACTTCCCGGCGTGAGCCATTCAGTAGAAGAAACCTTTGCCTGCTCTGTTGACGCCGTCAACCACATGGCTGAGACAATCAGAAAGCAGGGGCTTAACCGGGTAGTAGTAGCTGCCTGTACTCCGAGAACACATGAACCGGTATTTCAGGCTGCGTTGAGGGAAGCCGGCTTGAATCCATTCCTCTTCCAATTTGCCAATATCCGGGAACAGTGCTCCTTTGTTCACATGAACGAAAAGGAAGTTGCAACGGAAAAAGCTAAAGACCTTATCAGAATGGCAGCATCAAAAGCATTGCTGCTTCAACCTCTGCATAGGGCAATTTACAACGTTACTCCCGAAGCTTTGGTTATCGGAGGCGGTATTGCGGGAATGACAAGCAGTCTCGCTTTGGCAAATCAGGGCATCAAGGTCCACCTTATCGAGAAAACAGAGTCACTGGGCGGCTTATCAAAAAGAATCCCCGTAACACTGGAAGGAGCGGATGTACAAAGTATGATAAAAAAACTTGTCGATGAGGTATATGCCAGCAATCTGATAGAAATCTCGACAAATGCAGAACTGGTAGAATATTCAGGATATGTGGGAAACTTTATATCCGGGATTAGGATAGGTAATGGAGAAGCCCTCAAAGAAGTTGAACATGGTATAACAATAGTTGCAGCAGGTGCTGAAGAACTGAAGCCCAATGAATATCTTTATGGCGAAGATGACCGGGTCATGACTCTTCTTGAACTTGACGAAAAAATAGAAAAAGACAGCGATCGGGTGAAAGAATGCGATAGTGCGGTCTTTATCCAGTGCGTGGGATCAAGGAATGACGAGAGACAATATTGCAGTCGTGTCTGCTGTTCCCACTCGGTAAAGAACGCACTCCAGCTTAAGAAACTCAAACCGGAAATGGATGTCTATGTGCTGTACAGAGATATGAGAACGTATGGTTTTAAGGAAGATTACTATAAGGAAGCTTCTGACCAGGGCGTCATTTTCATCCGATACCAGCCGGAAGATCCCCCTGATATACATTCTATTACAGAAAACGGAAAGTCATTCCTGAGATTAACCGCCACAGAACCGATTCTCGGACAGAGACTCGAAATTGATGCCGATCTGGTCTGCCTGGCTTCTGCTTCAGTGCCGCCTGCCGGCAACAAGCCTCTTTCCCAGATGCTCAAAGTCCCCCTTAATGAAGACGGCTTCTTCCTTGAAGCCCACATGAAACTGCGGCCT
This DNA window, taken from Pseudomonadota bacterium, encodes the following:
- a CDS encoding isocitrate/isopropylmalate family dehydrogenase; this translates as MKQTAEEGLTNIAAIIVGGMGFAGSANINLSRKFPSMLEPVHGSISDIAGQGKANPIAAFLSAGMTL
- a CDS encoding (Fe-S)-binding protein, whose translation is METVAPFKEAIEMIRDAGGEMFRKCFQCGLCTASCPWNNVKTFMPHKKMTESKFGLVEPGEEDWWLCSTCNMCVSRCPRGVAITDVIRAVRNITTISVPRAVPASLKNAIGSLKTAGNPWSGARDERANWARDLAIPSVGGEIETLYFSCCTPAFDPKMGSIARATARVLKETGAKFGILGAKESCCGESVRKAGNFDVFEKLATSNINAFHESGVKEIVVTSPHCYGTFKNEYPAMGGEFTVVHFVQYLSGLLDKGQLKFKKPFPKKVVYHDPCYLGRHNGIYDEPRSVLKSISGLTLVDEMNTRENSLCCGGGGGRIWMETKKGERFSDTLVEQAVELGAEVLVTACPYCILNFKDSVLTLGKEDVLEIRDISEIVDEVI
- a CDS encoding Tm-1-like ATP-binding domain-containing protein, with amino-acid sequence MKKIVILGTLDTKGPQIKHLKEQIEARGQEAVILDLSMGGEPPFKADITPSEILSCSGPNSGSDVPAFLKEKGIAELKKVMAIGAGNKVMELLSKGDIDGIVALGGLSMAMLAASVMQKLPFGIPKVIGTTAAMVAYVKDLFGASDITLMQLIVEVGSINDLSMHAIEQAAGAISGMVDIGRNYTTLKLPPNSVAITELNFTPKCARWVEELLEKKGYNVFSFHAQGTSDRVMDNFIENGFFDGVIDIVPAGLVEEYFGGTRAAGMQRLDAPIERGIPMVLTPCCLNLTGCGPTRKNHEMYASRPTFKLDELRSYVRFTPDELKIAAKLYADKLNKAKGPVKFIFPMKGWSNIDKEGTILYNPQEDKIFLDELKKLLTAKIDIEEIDCCLEDEEFAVKLVDSLDSMLTSNK
- the def gene encoding peptide deformylase; the protein is MPFLEIITYPDPILRKIAEPVKDVTDEIIKLSENMVERMYLARGAGLAANQVGISLRIIVLDMQLKKDNKPIVVINPSIVYKDPEEISEEEGCLSVPKYYDYIKRSKSISAKGMTLSGNSFEMDCEGHLARAFQHEVDHLNGIVFTDYLSPVKKHLFKKHYLKNER
- a CDS encoding LamG domain-containing protein gives rise to the protein MMKKLLTVLAIVAIFGVSFTANAATFIGHWGFEEGSGSTAYDSSANALNGTISNAIYTNGKVGNYALDFNGSNSFVEIGYSPLLNPESISIALWFKPRGTQVESADILDKGHGQGTNPYYGGYVFQYSGSSRTIDTVYGNGATFPGMNTGGNYKDDVWHHIVAILGDKGMALYIDNVLIDSDSTNYGPIVANYSSLYFGRHRTLGRYFNGLIDDVQIYDGALTVNQVANIYNTGTVVRIPSAIFLLVPGLFGLVGLKRKYLWQ
- a CDS encoding alpha/beta hydrolase, coding for MPFEKINNIRIYYEVHGEGEVIILMHHGFGSTRIWDFVYPRFVAQGYRVVLFDRRGYGRSERGNDFPEFFKSSRYRLESVEELRILKEKLAITECHLVGQCEAGVIGIDYAIKYPQEIKTLTIAGTQCYSKVPMTEFVVTKFKKQFAQLEPNLQAKTIKNHGKAAEINYNLFIEAGGAYGLDYFDLRPVLHLVPCPTLIIYPDRSIYFDVEQSIAFYRHLLKSELAVFPKCGHDTHEERPEDYVRTILDFIMRDTEDEDLGTHPGMTCLA
- a CDS encoding CoB--CoM heterodisulfide reductase iron-sulfur subunit A family protein gives rise to the protein MSNEISVSEIPVSQGKIGAVMVVGAGVGGIQAALDAAAAGFKVYLVDKGPAIGGKMAQLDKTFPTNDCSMCILSPKFIECASNPNITIITNTHVESLEGEAGNFQVQLYEEPRYVDEEKCTGCGTCAEYCPIYVPDVYNEGLAKKKCIHVHFPQAVPAVSMVDAAHCLFLQRKICQICVPTCKSKAINFKMQPKRTTVEVGSVILAPGYEIFDAYSQSQYGYHRFSNVVTSLEFERIISASGPNGGEILRPSDNRTPHKIAWIQCVGSRDETSNCTYCSAVCCMYATKQVILSKEHHPEIEAVVLHNDIRAYGKGFERFYERAKNMPGVRYQWAKTSIVGENQDNKNITLRYRVNGSKVKDEEFDLVVLSVGLNSTAGNKELAEKLSIGLNEHGFCESPAFSPMETSRDGIYSCGVFHAPMDIPDAVTMASGAASLASQLLFEERGTLMEEKVYPEERDTTGEAPRVGIFVCDCGTNIAKVVDVPQVVEYAKGLPGVSHSVEETFACSVDAVNHMAETIRKQGLNRVVVAACTPRTHEPVFQAALREAGLNPFLFQFANIREQCSFVHMNEKEVATEKAKDLIRMAASKALLLQPLHRAIYNVTPEALVIGGGIAGMTSSLALANQGIKVHLIEKTESLGGLSKRIPVTLEGADVQSMIKKLVDEVYASNLIEISTNAELVEYSGYVGNFISGIRIGNGEALKEVEHGITIVAAGAEELKPNEYLYGEDDRVMTLLELDEKIEKDSDRVKECDSAVFIQCVGSRNDERQYCSRVCCSHSVKNALQLKKLKPEMDVYVLYRDMRTYGFKEDYYKEASDQGVIFIRYQPEDPPDIHSITENGKSFLRLTATEPILGQRLEIDADLVCLASASVPPAGNKPLSQMLKVPLNEDGFFLEAHMKLRPVDFSTDGIFMCGTAHSPKFIDESIAQAQAAASKALAVLTRTSIEGQAAVAEVREELCSGCRVCEMACPYGAVKKDEEKRVSVVNQALCKGCGTCVAACPSGAMNGKHFTMDQILAEIRAAFAA